A genomic window from Variovorax paradoxus includes:
- a CDS encoding Bug family tripartite tricarboxylate transporter substrate binding protein: protein MNKHKRIFLGLCASAVALATTLSAPAAFAQAYPQKPIRLIVPWPAGGASDSVGRAVAEALRVQLGQSVIVDNIAGAGGNIGTQQFIRQPHDGYTLLLATSSTNSANPYLYKRTGFDPIKDFTPVASLAVIPSVMVVAAASPYKTPADIVSAARAKPGSLSYGSGGVGNSAHLAGELFKSVARIDAIHVPYKGSSPALTDVMAGQIDYMLDTGAYGQIKGGKIRAIAVASDKRHSMLPGVPTFDELGIKGMHMNAWYGLAAPAGTPSAVVDRLNAAVQTAFRTGDLGKRLADIGAEVRPGDAASFAAFWKSELDRYAGLVKLTGASLD from the coding sequence ATGAACAAGCACAAGCGAATCTTCCTCGGGCTCTGCGCATCCGCCGTCGCGCTGGCCACCACCTTGTCGGCGCCCGCAGCCTTTGCGCAGGCCTACCCGCAGAAGCCAATCCGCCTCATCGTGCCGTGGCCCGCGGGCGGTGCGAGCGACTCCGTGGGGCGCGCGGTGGCCGAGGCACTGCGCGTGCAACTGGGACAATCCGTCATCGTCGACAACATCGCGGGCGCGGGCGGCAACATCGGCACGCAGCAGTTCATTCGCCAGCCGCACGATGGCTACACGCTGCTGCTGGCCACGAGCTCGACCAACTCCGCCAATCCCTACCTCTACAAGCGCACCGGCTTCGACCCGATCAAGGACTTCACGCCGGTCGCGTCGCTGGCCGTCATTCCGAGCGTGATGGTGGTGGCGGCCGCTTCGCCCTACAAGACGCCCGCCGACATCGTGAGCGCTGCCAGGGCCAAGCCGGGCTCGCTTTCGTACGGTTCGGGCGGCGTGGGCAATTCGGCGCATCTGGCGGGCGAGCTCTTCAAGTCGGTGGCTCGCATCGATGCGATTCACGTGCCCTACAAGGGCAGCTCGCCGGCACTGACCGATGTGATGGCGGGGCAAATCGACTACATGCTCGACACCGGCGCGTACGGGCAGATCAAGGGCGGAAAGATCCGCGCCATCGCCGTGGCTTCTGACAAGCGCCATTCCATGCTGCCGGGCGTGCCGACCTTCGACGAACTCGGGATCAAGGGCATGCACATGAATGCCTGGTACGGCCTGGCCGCACCCGCAGGCACGCCGAGCGCGGTGGTCGACCGGCTGAACGCCGCAGTGCAGACGGCTTTCAGGACGGGTGACCTGGGCAAGCGGCTTGCCGACATCGGCGCCGAGGTGCGACCCGGCGATGCCGCAAGCTTTGCCGCGTTCTGGAAATCCGAACTCGACCGCTACGCTGGCCTCGTGAAGCTCACGGGTGCATCATTGGACTGA
- a CDS encoding DUF2314 domain-containing protein — MPSPKTTAFFPRLALAALILSSAGAVAFAATPTATAAPATAQSAAKAVPGAPVPAGSPLQTSPVHFQFAIYYAKTPATDPMAALRSRLAKLSGGPKLLKAAPTPATATEPVVFANWNTTTVLKEYRAPSMEMLQRFGRGISREQAEALQTADKALIIDFAHPAQQSSAAMQKALQLTLQVARDTNGLLWDEETREVFAPDEWQKRRIDTWAGGVPDMSQHTTIHAYRSGDLVRAITLGMSKFGLPDVVVSDFSWSSNRPMGNLVNMFSQAMVEGATLAQPGQYDLDLRALKHAAARDPQLTHLKPNAAAVARLSLVNGTWESGDPQNRLYEIRFDRYKGPDRYAQQTAMLVSVFGADEDSVTRLKHNDELLAASKAANAQLPKLRDAFTKGLQPGEYILVKAPFTTRSGSNEWMWVEVARWNGDAIEGLLKNEPVEVPNLHAGQMVKVSQAKVFDYMRRYADGREEGNETSKIIARMQNPKK, encoded by the coding sequence ATGCCCTCACCAAAGACGACCGCCTTCTTCCCCCGCCTCGCGCTCGCCGCGCTGATTCTTTCTTCTGCCGGTGCCGTCGCTTTCGCGGCCACGCCGACCGCGACCGCGGCGCCAGCGACTGCGCAGAGCGCAGCCAAGGCCGTACCGGGCGCCCCGGTGCCCGCAGGCTCGCCGCTGCAGACCAGCCCGGTCCACTTCCAGTTCGCCATCTACTACGCCAAGACCCCGGCCACCGACCCGATGGCCGCGTTGCGCAGCCGGCTCGCCAAGCTCAGTGGCGGCCCCAAGCTGTTGAAGGCGGCACCCACGCCAGCGACGGCCACCGAGCCCGTGGTCTTCGCGAACTGGAACACCACCACGGTGCTCAAGGAGTACCGCGCGCCGAGCATGGAGATGCTGCAGCGCTTCGGCCGCGGCATCTCGCGCGAGCAGGCCGAAGCCCTGCAGACCGCGGACAAGGCACTCATCATCGATTTCGCGCACCCGGCGCAGCAGTCTTCGGCCGCCATGCAGAAAGCCTTGCAGCTCACACTGCAGGTCGCGCGCGACACCAACGGCCTTCTATGGGACGAAGAAACGCGCGAGGTCTTCGCGCCCGACGAATGGCAGAAGCGCCGCATCGACACCTGGGCCGGCGGCGTGCCCGACATGTCGCAGCACACGACCATTCATGCCTACCGCAGCGGCGACCTCGTGCGAGCCATCACGCTCGGCATGTCGAAGTTCGGATTGCCCGACGTGGTGGTGAGCGATTTCTCGTGGTCGAGCAACCGGCCGATGGGCAACCTCGTCAACATGTTCTCGCAGGCGATGGTCGAAGGCGCCACGCTGGCGCAGCCCGGCCAATACGACCTGGACCTGCGCGCACTCAAGCACGCCGCCGCGCGCGACCCACAGCTCACGCACCTGAAGCCCAATGCCGCAGCGGTGGCCAGGCTCTCGCTGGTCAACGGCACCTGGGAAAGCGGCGATCCGCAGAACCGGCTGTACGAGATCCGCTTCGATCGCTACAAGGGCCCCGACCGCTATGCGCAGCAGACTGCGATGCTGGTCTCGGTCTTCGGTGCCGACGAAGACAGCGTCACGCGGCTCAAGCACAACGACGAACTGCTCGCCGCCAGCAAGGCAGCCAACGCGCAGTTGCCCAAGCTGCGCGACGCCTTCACCAAGGGCCTGCAGCCCGGTGAATACATCCTCGTGAAGGCGCCCTTCACCACGCGCAGCGGCAGCAACGAATGGATGTGGGTCGAAGTCGCGCGCTGGAACGGTGACGCCATCGAAGGCCTGCTGAAGAACGAACCGGTCGAGGTGCCGAACCTGCACGCCGGCCAGATGGTGAAGGTTTCGCAAGCCAAGGTGTTCGACTACATGCGCCGCTACGCGGACGGCCGCGAGGAAGGCAACGAGACCTCCAAGATCATCGCGCGCATGCAGAATCCGAAGAAGTGA
- a CDS encoding Lrp/AsnC family transcriptional regulator produces MNVDSLSLDEHCLKILSALQHDGRQTVQQISDTIGLSPTPCWKRIKDMETAGVIRGYTALVDPELVGLHVSAVAEVNLDRHSEAMVQRFEEAVAASPQIIRCVSATGPADYILNVTVPDMKHYERFLHEVLFSLPGVTHVRSSIVLREIKSETALPLDHLLPGTPGKPRATGGRRS; encoded by the coding sequence ATGAACGTCGATTCTCTTTCCCTTGACGAGCATTGCCTCAAGATTCTTTCTGCACTGCAGCATGATGGCCGCCAGACGGTGCAGCAGATTTCAGACACCATCGGCCTGTCGCCCACGCCCTGCTGGAAGCGCATCAAAGACATGGAAACAGCCGGCGTCATCCGCGGCTACACGGCGTTGGTCGACCCCGAACTGGTGGGCCTGCACGTGTCTGCCGTGGCCGAGGTGAACCTCGACCGGCACAGCGAGGCGATGGTGCAGCGCTTCGAAGAGGCCGTGGCCGCGAGCCCGCAGATCATTCGCTGCGTGTCGGCCACCGGGCCCGCCGACTACATCCTCAACGTGACCGTGCCGGACATGAAGCACTACGAGCGCTTCCTTCATGAGGTGCTGTTCAGCCTGCCCGGCGTGACGCACGTGCGCTCGAGCATCGTGCTGCGCGAGATCAAGTCGGAAACGGCGCTGCCGCTCGACCACCTGCTGCCCGGCACGCCGGGCAAGCCTCGCGCGACGGGGGGCCGGCGAAGCTAA
- a CDS encoding indolepyruvate ferredoxin oxidoreductase family protein: MNAPHDTAALRRPGYQLSDNLWAPSGSVFITGTQALIRVLVMQGRRDAQRGLHTQGFVSGYRGSPLGMVDQAIWKAGERFKETGIRFVPAVNEELAATQVLGTQRVESDPERTVEGVFAMWYGKGPGVDRAGDALKHGNAYGSSPHGGVLVVAGDDHGCVSSSMPHQSDHAFMAWRMPVMQPSCVAEYLEFGLYGYELSRYSGAWVGMAALSEVVESAGTVDLDVINERVQAWEDADTVSAATGHHAPPDGLHYRWPDLPSLRIESRLEDKLAAVAAFTKRNSIDRDVIVSPHAKVGIVTCGKAHHDLMEVLRRLELSPEQLARAGVRLYKIGLSFPVEQTRIKAFAQGLEEILIVEEKGAVVETQLRDIFYNAPADARPVLVGKHDRDGQPLVSALGELRPSRLIELVAHWLAVHFPDNHDLGDHLQHVRDFTPPELLGNASDAVKRVPYFCAGCPHNTSTKVPEGSTARAGIGCHFMANWMDRSTAGLIQMGGEGVDWISHAMFTKTPHVFQNLGDGTYYHSGYLAIRQAVAAKATLTYKILFNDAVAMTGGQPVDGVISVDAIARQVESEGVRQVVVVSDEIGKYDDIRDRFPKGTEFHDRAALDDVQRRLREMPGVTVLIYEQTCAAEKRRRRKKGELADPPKRLFINEAVCEGCGDCTVQSNCVAVLPHETPMGRKRKIDQTSCNKDYSCAKGFCPSFVGVTGGKLRRKSGALAAGRDAFLHRVAALPHPAEHVWTGPYDLLVTGVGGTGVVTVGAVIAMAAHLEAKAASVLDFMGFAQKGGSVLSFVRLADSRERLHQVRIDTQQADAILACDVVVGASADALQTVRHGRTRVLANIHEIPVAESLRNPDADLHVDLLLEKMRFVAGEEQVEIFDAQSLAEEFLGDTLAANIVATGYAWQRGLVPLSLEALMHAIELNGVAVAANQSAFSLGRLAAGDPAALDQLRAAPVDAHASTTDERPLETLLADARSHLTGYQNAAWAARFETRIRSLQAREEALPGGDASLPFTRNAARSLLKLMSYKDEYEVARLYTDGAFMQKLKEQFEGELKLEFHMAPPLVSRGAHGQAPAKIRIGGWMLSAMRWLALGKRLRGTAFDPFGRTGERRAERELIAHFDGLLEAMAGELSVDNQATAARIAALPLSIRGFGHVKLANLEAAKLREAELLHRFAPAHYPKPERAVEAGQIRGIAIVAGAR, translated from the coding sequence ATGAACGCCCCACACGACACAGCCGCACTCAGACGGCCCGGCTACCAACTCTCCGACAACCTCTGGGCCCCTTCGGGCTCGGTCTTCATCACCGGCACGCAGGCGCTGATACGCGTGCTGGTGATGCAGGGCCGGCGCGACGCGCAACGCGGCCTGCACACGCAGGGCTTCGTCAGCGGCTATCGCGGCTCGCCGCTGGGCATGGTCGACCAGGCGATCTGGAAGGCCGGTGAGCGGTTCAAGGAAACGGGCATCCGCTTTGTGCCAGCCGTCAATGAAGAACTGGCGGCCACGCAGGTGCTGGGCACGCAGCGCGTCGAGTCGGACCCGGAGCGCACCGTCGAAGGCGTGTTTGCCATGTGGTACGGCAAGGGGCCGGGCGTGGACCGCGCGGGCGATGCGCTCAAGCACGGCAATGCGTATGGCTCGTCGCCGCATGGCGGCGTGCTGGTGGTGGCGGGCGACGACCACGGCTGCGTGTCGTCGTCGATGCCGCACCAGAGCGACCACGCCTTCATGGCCTGGCGCATGCCGGTGATGCAGCCCTCGTGCGTGGCCGAGTACCTGGAGTTCGGCCTGTACGGCTACGAGCTGTCGCGCTACTCGGGTGCCTGGGTCGGCATGGCGGCGCTGTCTGAAGTGGTCGAGAGCGCCGGCACGGTGGACCTGGACGTGATCAACGAGCGCGTCCAGGCCTGGGAAGACGCCGACACCGTGAGCGCCGCTACCGGCCACCACGCGCCGCCTGACGGCTTGCACTACCGCTGGCCCGATCTGCCGTCGCTGCGCATCGAATCGCGGCTCGAAGACAAGCTCGCGGCCGTGGCCGCCTTCACCAAACGCAACAGCATCGACCGCGACGTGATCGTGAGCCCGCACGCGAAGGTGGGCATCGTCACCTGCGGCAAGGCGCATCACGACTTGATGGAAGTGCTGCGCCGGCTCGAACTCTCTCCGGAACAACTGGCCCGCGCCGGTGTGCGGCTCTACAAGATCGGGCTGAGCTTTCCGGTCGAGCAGACGCGCATCAAGGCCTTTGCACAGGGGCTCGAAGAGATTCTCATCGTCGAGGAGAAGGGCGCAGTAGTCGAGACGCAGCTGCGCGACATCTTCTACAACGCGCCAGCAGATGCACGGCCCGTGCTCGTGGGCAAGCACGACCGCGACGGCCAGCCGCTGGTGTCGGCGCTTGGCGAGCTGCGCCCGTCGCGGCTCATAGAGCTGGTCGCGCACTGGCTGGCCGTGCACTTTCCCGACAACCACGACCTGGGCGACCACCTGCAGCACGTGCGCGACTTCACGCCGCCCGAACTGCTCGGCAACGCAAGCGATGCGGTCAAGCGCGTGCCGTATTTCTGCGCAGGCTGCCCGCACAACACCAGCACCAAGGTGCCCGAAGGCTCGACGGCGCGTGCCGGCATCGGCTGCCACTTCATGGCTAACTGGATGGACCGCAGCACGGCAGGGCTGATCCAGATGGGCGGGGAGGGCGTTGACTGGATCTCGCACGCGATGTTCACGAAGACGCCGCATGTGTTCCAGAACCTGGGCGACGGCACGTACTACCACTCGGGCTATCTCGCGATCCGGCAGGCCGTGGCGGCCAAGGCAACGCTCACCTACAAGATCCTGTTCAACGACGCGGTGGCGATGACGGGCGGGCAGCCGGTCGATGGCGTCATCAGCGTGGATGCCATCGCGCGGCAGGTCGAGTCCGAAGGAGTGCGGCAGGTCGTCGTCGTCAGTGACGAAATCGGCAAGTACGACGACATCAGGGACCGCTTTCCGAAAGGCACCGAGTTCCACGACCGCGCCGCGCTCGACGATGTGCAGCGCCGCCTGCGCGAGATGCCTGGCGTGACGGTGCTGATCTACGAACAGACCTGCGCGGCCGAGAAGCGTCGCCGCCGCAAGAAGGGCGAGTTGGCCGACCCGCCCAAGCGCCTGTTCATCAACGAGGCCGTGTGCGAAGGCTGCGGCGACTGCACCGTGCAGAGCAACTGCGTGGCCGTGCTGCCGCACGAAACGCCGATGGGCCGCAAGCGCAAGATCGACCAGACCAGCTGCAACAAGGACTACTCCTGCGCCAAGGGCTTCTGCCCCAGCTTCGTGGGCGTGACGGGCGGCAAGCTGCGCCGCAAGAGTGGCGCACTGGCGGCCGGGCGCGATGCCTTCCTGCATCGGGTGGCTGCATTGCCGCACCCGGCAGAACATGTGTGGACCGGCCCCTACGACCTGCTCGTGACCGGCGTGGGCGGCACCGGCGTGGTGACGGTCGGCGCGGTGATCGCGATGGCCGCGCATCTGGAAGCCAAGGCTGCGAGCGTGCTCGACTTCATGGGCTTCGCGCAGAAGGGCGGCTCGGTGCTGAGCTTCGTGCGGCTGGCCGATTCGCGCGAGCGGCTGCACCAGGTGCGCATCGACACGCAACAGGCCGATGCGATCCTGGCTTGCGATGTGGTCGTGGGTGCGTCAGCCGATGCGCTGCAGACCGTGCGGCACGGGCGCACGCGCGTGCTGGCGAACATCCACGAGATTCCGGTGGCCGAGTCGTTGCGCAATCCGGATGCGGATCTGCATGTGGACTTGCTGCTGGAGAAGATGCGCTTCGTTGCCGGCGAAGAGCAGGTCGAGATTTTCGATGCGCAAAGCCTGGCGGAAGAATTCCTGGGCGACACGCTGGCGGCGAACATCGTCGCGACCGGCTACGCATGGCAGCGCGGGCTGGTGCCGCTGAGCCTGGAGGCGCTGATGCATGCGATCGAGCTGAACGGCGTGGCGGTGGCGGCCAATCAGTCGGCGTTCTCGCTGGGGCGGCTTGCTGCGGGTGACCCTGCGGCGTTGGATCAGTTGCGCGCTGCGCCTGTCGATGCGCATGCATCAACGACCGACGAGCGCCCGCTCGAGACGCTGCTCGCCGATGCGCGCAGCCACCTGACCGGCTACCAGAACGCCGCATGGGCGGCTCGCTTCGAGACGCGCATCCGCAGCCTGCAGGCGCGCGAGGAGGCACTGCCGGGCGGCGATGCGAGCTTGCCTTTCACGCGCAATGCGGCGCGCAGCCTGCTCAAGCTCATGAGCTACAAGGACGAGTACGAGGTGGCGCGCCTGTACACCGATGGCGCGTTCATGCAGAAGCTGAAGGAGCAGTTCGAAGGCGAGTTGAAGCTCGAATTCCACATGGCGCCGCCGCTGGTTTCTCGTGGGGCGCACGGGCAGGCACCCGCCAAGATCCGCATCGGCGGCTGGATGCTGTCTGCGATGCGATGGTTGGCGCTTGGCAAGCGGCTGCGCGGCACGGCTTTCGATCCGTTCGGGCGCACCGGCGAGCGGCGCGCAGAGCGTGAGTTGATCGCGCATTTCGATGGCCTGCTCGAAGCCATGGCTGGTGAGCTGTCGGTCGACAACCAGGCAACGGCTGCGCGCATTGCTGCGTTGCCGCTGTCGATTCGCGGCTTTGGCCACGTCAAGCTTGCGAACCTCGAAGCCGCGAAGCTGCGGGAGGCTGAGTTGCTGCACCGGTTTGCACCGGCGCATTATCCGAAGCCGGAGCGTGCAGTGGAGGCGGGGCAGATCCGGGGGATTGCGATCGTGGCCGGCGCGCGTTGA
- a CDS encoding phosphate acetyltransferase, which produces MASSTLAAHPHYDRLIAAARNLPPLRVAVVHPANAVSLEAALSSTALGLIAPTLVGPRAKIEAAAREIGADISNVTIVDAPHSHAAADAAVAMALRGEVDALMKGSLHTDELMGAVVRREGGLRTSRRISHCFVMDIPGHAQPLIISDAAINIAPTLEEKVDIVQNAIDLAHALQMPAVRVAVLSATETVNPKVPSTLDAAVLCKMADRGQITGAVLDGPLAMDNAIDAEAARIKGITSPVAGRANVLIVPDLDAGNMLAKSLTFLGGAYAAGIVLGTKVPVILTSRADSEPARLASCAVASMLAKAGRDKLIKAVG; this is translated from the coding sequence ATGGCGTCTTCGACCCTCGCAGCCCATCCGCACTACGACCGCCTGATCGCAGCCGCGCGCAACCTGCCTCCGTTGCGCGTTGCAGTGGTCCACCCCGCCAACGCTGTGTCGCTCGAAGCAGCACTCTCCTCAACGGCACTGGGCCTCATTGCGCCTACGCTGGTCGGCCCTCGCGCAAAGATCGAAGCCGCGGCGCGCGAGATAGGAGCCGACATCTCGAACGTCACCATCGTCGACGCACCACACAGCCATGCCGCAGCCGATGCCGCCGTCGCAATGGCACTGCGCGGCGAGGTCGATGCATTGATGAAGGGCAGCCTCCACACCGACGAACTGATGGGCGCAGTCGTGCGCCGCGAAGGCGGCCTGCGCACCTCGCGCCGCATCAGTCATTGCTTCGTGATGGACATACCCGGCCACGCACAGCCGCTGATCATTTCGGATGCGGCCATCAACATCGCGCCCACGCTCGAAGAGAAGGTCGACATCGTGCAGAACGCCATCGACCTTGCGCATGCGCTGCAGATGCCGGCGGTGCGCGTGGCCGTGCTCTCGGCAACGGAAACCGTCAACCCGAAAGTGCCGTCAACGCTCGATGCCGCCGTGCTATGCAAGATGGCCGATCGCGGCCAGATCACCGGCGCGGTGCTCGACGGCCCTCTGGCGATGGACAACGCCATCGACGCCGAGGCCGCGCGCATCAAGGGCATCACCTCGCCGGTTGCGGGCCGCGCCAACGTGCTCATCGTGCCCGACCTGGACGCGGGCAACATGCTCGCCAAGAGCCTCACCTTTCTCGGTGGCGCCTATGCAGCGGGCATCGTGCTTGGCACCAAGGTGCCGGTGATCCTCACGAGCCGCGCCGATTCCGAGCCCGCACGACTCGCCTCTTGCGCCGTCGCGTCCATGCTGGCGAAGGCAGGACGCGACAAGCTCATCAAGGCGGTCGGCTGA
- a CDS encoding SIR2 family NAD-dependent protein deacylase — translation MKPEVQQNKIVVLSGSGVSAESGLPTFRDAKGLWNTYSWQELASPEGWRKHPEAVLAFYNERRAKAWQAQPNAAHLAIASLESAYEVVIVTQNVDALHERAGSRNVLHVHGQLAYARGTSEPEPRRYRIDGEPIAMGQLCEDGTQLRPDIVWFGEAVQHFDEAELHVATAARVLVVGTSLTVNPAASLVRYADRSAQKVLVALDMEDVPHGFTFLQGKATDVVPALVARWLHEARAGT, via the coding sequence ATGAAACCCGAAGTCCAACAGAACAAGATCGTCGTGCTCTCTGGCTCCGGTGTGAGTGCCGAAAGCGGCCTGCCCACGTTCCGCGATGCCAAGGGCCTGTGGAACACCTACTCGTGGCAGGAACTCGCAAGCCCTGAAGGCTGGCGAAAGCATCCCGAGGCGGTGCTGGCCTTCTACAACGAGCGACGTGCGAAGGCGTGGCAGGCGCAGCCGAACGCCGCACACCTCGCCATTGCATCGCTCGAGTCGGCGTACGAAGTCGTGATCGTCACGCAGAACGTCGATGCGCTGCACGAGCGTGCGGGTTCGCGCAACGTGCTGCACGTGCACGGGCAACTCGCGTATGCGCGCGGCACATCCGAGCCTGAACCCAGGCGCTACCGCATCGACGGCGAACCCATTGCCATGGGCCAGTTGTGCGAGGACGGCACGCAACTGCGGCCCGACATCGTGTGGTTCGGCGAAGCGGTGCAGCACTTCGACGAAGCTGAGCTGCATGTGGCCACCGCGGCGCGCGTGCTGGTGGTGGGTACGTCGCTCACTGTCAACCCGGCGGCATCGCTGGTGCGGTACGCGGATCGCTCTGCGCAGAAGGTGCTGGTTGCGCTCGACATGGAAGACGTGCCGCACGGATTCACCTTCCTGCAAGGCAAGGCCACCGACGTGGTGCCGGCCTTGGTGGCAAGGTGGCTTCACGAGGCGAGAGCCGGCACGTGA
- a CDS encoding Hcp family type VI secretion system effector, translating to MAVDMFMRVEGANGESKDSNHKEWTDIKSFAWGATQPGNMVSGGGGGVGKASFNDLQVLARIDKAAPSVLKNCASGKHLAKIEVSVCKAGGSQIEYTRVTLEEVLVTSVQYTAEQGSDAVFVQYAFQAAKVKQQYWEQTDKGGKGAETVLGWNIKENKEA from the coding sequence ATGGCAGTAGACATGTTCATGCGCGTTGAAGGCGCAAACGGCGAATCGAAGGACTCGAACCACAAGGAGTGGACGGACATCAAGTCGTTTGCGTGGGGAGCAACGCAGCCTGGAAACATGGTCAGCGGCGGTGGCGGCGGGGTTGGCAAGGCCAGCTTCAACGACCTGCAGGTGCTGGCACGCATCGACAAGGCGGCGCCGTCGGTGCTCAAGAACTGCGCCAGCGGCAAGCACCTGGCGAAGATCGAAGTGTCAGTCTGCAAGGCCGGCGGTTCGCAGATCGAATACACCCGCGTCACGCTCGAAGAAGTACTGGTCACCTCGGTGCAGTACACGGCCGAGCAGGGTTCGGACGCCGTGTTCGTGCAGTACGCCTTCCAGGCCGCAAAGGTGAAGCAGCAGTACTGGGAACAGACCGACAAGGGCGGCAAGGGCGCCGAGACGGTGCTGGGCTGGAACATCAAGGAAAACAAGGAAGCATGA